GAAAGCAATTCACATGCTTCAGTATTGTTTGACATGGTTAGGCCTTCGGTTTCTATTAATTAAAccaaaatataacaaatgaaAATATACAGCAATAACTTACCTCAGGTATCCTGGCGAACAGTTCCTGCAGCCGTCCTGGGTGATGCGGAGCAGCGTGCTCTAGGTAACTGCGCAACACTTGCACGTACCGCTCCTGAATACCCTCCAACTCAACTTCTGAAACAAACACGAACAGAGTTAAACATCTCCAAATTACAGTACCTAAATTAATATACCTAAAGGAAAGATTGAATTCATCAAAATAAACCTAACGTAAAATGCAAAATATTCTGCGAGCGCAGTGGTAGTAGTAGTAGCGAATGGCATTGGAttgtattgattaatttatattactaCAATCATGCAATGACGATCTCGTGTAGTGCGCCTACTCGCTTGTAGATGGCGCTGAGCGGTGGCGGTGAACCAATGCCACGGCGCGCGCGGTGCggcggtgacgtcacgcgctCAGTAGGTCACTCCGATAGCAGGGCAACGACCGCGGCTAGCCGTTGACCTCCGCTCGAGCTCGCTCGCGTCCTCATCGCTGTGGCTGTTGCCGTCTCGCTCTCGCGCGCGCATTTTTCCACGATATTGTACGCGCGACTGTTTCGTGTGTGCTGTTATTGCGACTACATTTAATTgacgtttgtttatttttgctgaacaatatacaatttatgtcgataataatatttctatcgAGAACTATTTTGGTGAACTCAAATACATTGTTagtgataataataaagtatacaataCATTCCGCTGTAACGGAGTGACAAAAGTTAATGAATGTAAAGTATGATTATATCGTGTGGTATCAGTGCACTGTACGGGTGCACATGAGCCGCGCGCCTGTAGTATCGGTTACGTAAAGGAAGGCGCGCGAGACGTAGCGGTACTCGTTCATTCTATAATCTGCGCTTGCGCTTTTTTCAATGCGCGCACTGCGCTGCAAAAGAGAAAGTTCGCCTTCCGCGTCGCGCTTTCCGCTCCGAGAGTGAAATGCTGTCCCGTTTTAGCTGACGTAACTAACGCTACATTATTATACGCAATGCGCCTTTGTATGCAACGCAAATGCTACAGTTTTAATTCTAAACATAAAGGTTTTAAGGGTAACGAACTATGGATGTATTGTTTGATTTCATTACACAATAATTAGAGTGTAACGAGTGAAATGGCTACTTCAATGGCTTTGTgttcaaagttttatttataaattatttgttgatTGGTAGAATACGAGATACAACTCTATACAAACACAGGGACAAATAAGTCGATACGTTCCAAAAATCCTAACACATTACTCAACGCGGCTCACACGCAACTAACATTTTGTTACAAGTAtctaacaaacacacacacagcgGCACAACCGACGCGGGCGCAGTTGCGCAAGCGCTTTCCATTTCACCGTAGTCCGCACTAGTACAGCTATGGTACCAACCaggacacacacacatacttaTGTATAAAGTGAAAATTGAACACTGACAAACGCATACAAGTAAGCGTGGCAATTTATAGGGACATTTTTCCTTCTGGAAATTTTATAAATGGACGCTTAAAATTCTGAAGATAAGGACTAGTTTTCGACACAATTACATTCAGTGAATTGCTTTAATTGTCTAGCTTTAAATAAACCCTAAAATGAAATGGAATATCTTTCGATACGTACATTTTTCTTCTAGCGGTGACAAGTATAAAACAGTGCGCATGCGTTTCAATCAGTTCATAAGTAGGTTATTAACAATATCAATTTGAAGCCAATTCTGTTCGATAGTTAGCTTCATTGACAACTGGCACATAAGTGTTCCTTGTGTTATGTACACAGTCGGTACATAATGTACTATTTATAGGATCTTTTGATAACCAAGTACAGCCATGACTTTATTATTTCAGATTTACGGATAAGTAAAGGCATAAGGAAAAGTCCTTGTTTACCCAATCTGTTTTACAACTCTATATTAGTCATAGTCATAGAGAACATtgactaataatatttaaaatatcagtgAACTACTTTCATCAATTTTGATGATGTCACCGTCAATTGAGAATTTAACAGACCCGTAACgaattggaataaatgaaatTTCTCGGGTGTCATATGCAAGAAGTATTTGCTTTCATGGAGTCGAAATGCCATATGATTAATGATTCACTACTGTCTGAGACGACGCCATTAATCTGTGTACTTGGTAACTGTTGCAGTAGGTACATACACATAgcattgtattattatgttgaGAGTTTAATTTACATAAGCATCGTGCAACATAATACGCGGTATTTCCGAGCGCGGCTAAACACTCACTGAGTACTTTCATAGTTTGATAAACAGCGCACCTACTTAACGTATAAATGTGCATGCGCggtgaaaataattttcaaacatgGCGCTAGAGCGTGGTGCGACCCAGTTACTGGCGATAACACAGGATGTCACAGTTTCCCTGCCATAGTACTAGGACGAGCGGACCAACTGTGATTAACCATGTAAAACATTATCGCCGAAGGTTAGATGTGACTGAGTTTACGTCTTGCGAGTCGCGAGGTACATTCTATTGCGTCTCAAACTTAGTTATTGTAACTTAACTTGCGGTGTAGCTAATGAAATTACGTTTTCAATTTGTGACTATATTTTACAAGGTTATGAATATGCCTACTTATATAAGCGCATCATTTTAGAAGAGCGTATAATATGCGTCGTATTTAAACGTGGTGTAGAAGAGTGGTCgaagaaataatacaaattttcCGAAACAAATAAAGCAATTACAGATGATATCAATACTTTCGTATGGCAGCAAAGTTCACTGAGTGAAATTGTTATCAACGTTGAGAAGTGGTTCCTAATCGGTGTCGCGAGCGGCTCTCGACTCCGCCACATCTGGGTTACTTGtaacataaatcataataatattaacgaaCACTTTGCACCGCGTACATCGGCACTTCGAGTCGAGATTTTTATTGTGTTGTCATTTATCGCATTGTGTCTATTAATCATACGATAAAATCTACAGCCAGATTTATGGAGCCTTCGTATCGTATTAGAAAGTATTTTTTGACTTCTCTTTCTATGATGATAAATAGCTGCTCTATTTATTTCAGGAAGTAATGcagataaatttaattaaaagtaaaattattgttctATTGAATTTATTAGAGTAATAAAACATTCGAGACATGTCACTTAGTGCGTATCTTTAGGAAGTAATACTGGCATTAAACGTTTTGTACGTGAAGGCTAGTACCTAAGCAGATATAAACGGGTAACATAATGAGTCAGGTCGACGTCATAGCGTAGGACGCCTAGCTTGCGTAACAGTAACTGACCTACATGCACCGTGGGCCGATGCACCCCTTAACGAGTCCATAACTGGATTACAATGTGGTGCGTTGACTTACTCAAGGCACGAACCAGAATATCCCAGAGGGGTGGTGTGCACAGCTTTATGTCGCTCGTGTCACTATCATGTGGAACGAGGAAgtgttgaaataaattgtttatcgATAACTGAGAACACAGCACTATTCCTTAAAACCGCTCCGATGTCCAATGATCGTTTCGCTTGTTCAACTggattcaataaatatttaattggatTATACGAATGTACAGCAAACATTATCGGTAATTGAATACTCGTATAAAAAGATTATTGTGGTTCCGTAAACAAGGAAACGTccattgattttatttacgtaGCCTAAATAAACGGTCCCAGTGGCCTGCAGTGCGGTGAAAGGTTATCCAGAtccaattaacataattaaaaaatgagAGATTTGTCCGAGCTGTGAATTTTGACGTCAATCTATTATTTAGAATACTAGTTTATCAAATAAGATTTGCAGTTATTTTTAATGGGCAGATAATTTATTATGGTTATAGCGATTATTCGAAGAGCTTGAACTGTTATCGTAAACTTTTGTTGCATAAATGTTGTAGCTTGTTAATAGTTTGAAGACGAAGTTTGTAAGCTGAACCTATTTTACAATACACTGAAGTTAGGAAAAACTGAgaaagtttttatataaatatccGATGCCCTATATGCGATACAATAACTATCGTTTATCTAATTGTGCAACGTCGATGTTTAATGCCCATTAACTTTTTGAATCAGCTAATTGGATCTACTTGCGactgaaaaaagaaatacattgaatatgaatgtaaataaactgCTGTTACCTTGGTTTAAGAGTATGTAGACCTTGAGACAGACGTACTCCTCCATTCGGAGCTGGATGCGGCGGAAGACACAGGTGATCTGCGTCATCTTCTCCACCACCAGCCCCACGTCCAGCCGCAGCTGTTCCAACGTGATGGGCCGACCCATCAGGGACGTCAGGCAGTTCTGCAGCGTCCTGAGGTTAGCATTCACCTAGGAAACaaataagtaatcattaatatACATTGTTAACATACGTACATTCTATGGTTCTCTAAAGTTTAAAAGAGTATGAAGTTTTGTCGCATGTCATCGttttctagatattttataGCAAGATACTGACGACATTGTACTTAATATCCTTTTATGTATAGCCTGCATAGTATGTATGTTACTATGTTCTTACATCTCATTTAACAATAATTCAATGCTAATGAGGCATGTCGTTTGCCAAGGGCTATTCTTGTTAGTCATAATTCGTATTAGCATATTACAAAACTAAcatcattttaataactagAAATAGTTGAAATACCAGTTCATCTACTTTTACAGTCATTTCAAATCGGTGAAAATTGTGTGCATGCGCGTGCGAACATAATACGTTATATTTACGTAAtatgtaatgaataaataaagaggAAATGCTCTAGACAATGAAAAATACTTTCTGTGTAACTACCGATGTTACAACACCGCGTGTGCAGTTTATGTAACGCATGCAATTCTTAGCTCGCGATTCTGTTTGTTGCATTTTGTTTTCCAATcgcgtaaaataaaacatattccCTATTGTTTGGCTTAgatcacataaataaatacagctAATTAAATACAAGTCAAAGCTCAGAGAATGGTAAGTAAATCAAGTTCTGAGAGTTAGTCGCCAATCTCGACATCTGTAAGATAATAGAAACGCTGAGCGTCTGGTGCGCTGCATTAATTGACTAGTGTAACACAGCTGGTTATGCGGCGAGTGTGCAAAACGTCCGAGTGCAACTAGTTGTCTGGCAGCCGCAGCCGGCGACTTTCTACCGCGGTTGCGCAAGCGATGCAGATCACGTAACTGCACTCCGGCGCATGTGCGGAAGTCTCTGGAGCGAATGTGACCCGGAGCGTGCTTGAGCCACATCTAGGGCTCGTTAGTCAAATTGTGTGGAAAAATACACTTTTATTATGAGACTTTCGCAACTAACGCTGTGCATTAACTGGTACTCACCTCTTGCATAAAGTCTTGTTCGTGGTCCGATGAGGGTGGCGCGTGGGCATGCTTTCCGTGCATCGCCTGGTACGCCGCCGTCGTCAGTACTGAGATCTCATGCCATTTTTCCATCAACAGCTTGGAATGTATTTCCATTGGTATTTCCATTATAAATGGTAATTTTTTTGTCCAAGCGACCATTTTGTGTACGATCGAGTCTCCGATCTTACATAGTTTGTCACCGATTTCTGAGGTGTCGTGAAGCAAATCGGGTAGATGTCGCACCGTGGCGATGTCTTCCATGGCATCGCAGTCGATCAAGGCTCGGATCATGTGTAACGCCCTTTCCAGGGGTACGGCACGATCTCGCGATGATGACACGGCGCTTTCTAACCGTGCTCTTAAATGGACAACCTGGAATAAATTatgaatgttaataaaaatacttatttaaatgtaattacattaaatatttttttcctaggATAGCTTACCTCGCTGGGGTTAGTGAGAGCAGTCTTAAGGATGGTACCATTAACGAGATGAGATGGGATAGGCGGTAAAGGGTCTTTGGGCTTCTCTGGTGGTGACGCTCGACTTGTTGTTGTCGCTGCCTTtgcttttttattgtgtttcttatattttactttatataggTTGTAGACGGCACCGCTATTTCTACCACCTGGCATCCTGTCTTCTCGTACCGCTGTAACATATAAATGATTAGTAACGATTAGTTAGTCTATGAACCTTTATGAAAGTGAAACTCTTAGTTCAATTGTGGTCAATACACACCTTGCAATACCATTCCTTGTTCGATACACTTTTTGAATCGGCAATATTGGCATCTATTCCTTTGTGCTTTCGTGATTTCACAACCACCATCGGCCACGCACGTATAAACTCGTCGATTCTGCACTGTTCGTTTGAAGAAACCTTTGCACCCCTCACATGTAATAATGCCATAATGCAGTCCTGTGGCTTTGTCTTCACAAATCATGCAAATCATGGGTTGTTCATCTTCATCACGTTCCGCTTCGGGGGCATAAGCTCGAAGCTCTGGTCTGGGTAGTGCCAGAGCGCTGGCTCCTGCCACCTGTGACGCACCCGCCACGCTTCCGGCGGCAGCACTCAAATTCAAGGCAGTAAGCTGTTGATGCGCGGGTAGCTGAGATACATCTCCTGCCCAAAGTAGTTCCATATTTAACGGAGGTCCACGCGGCCGCCTCAGCTCACCGCCCAGATTGAGCAATAGCCGCGCTGCCGATTCTTCACTACACGTAGCTGGGTCAGGAGTCGGTGGTGTAGGCGTGTGTGACGCACTTGCTGCTGGCTCGCCACTAGACGTGGGTGCTGGCAGCGTCCAGAACATTGTCCGGACTCCACCGGACTCGCCCATTATTACAGCAGGAGTACCTCGCCATTGCGTTGATCCTCGTGCGCCAGGTTTAGGTTCTAGTGGTTGAGGTGGGAAATGTCCGCCTATCAGCTCCGGTTTAACACCGTTAATGCAGGCAGCTGGAGGCCAGGGTCCTGGTGATAATGATGTGTGTGAACCAGGTGGCGGTGGAGCCAGCGCACGTGGTCTATATGGTTGAGGTTCCGGTGTGTTTTCAAGCTTCACAGAAGATAGCTGGGGTGGCGTCGCGTCAGGTTTGTTGTTGGCAGGTGAGCATTCTGCCTTGACAGAAGCCGGGCTGCTCTCGAACTTGATGACAGAGTAGGGTGGCGCAGAGCGGATTACGGTGGGGTGGCAAGCAGGCGATGGTGTCGGAGAGCCGCCGCCATCGAACACGGGCGGCGGATGCGGCGGCGTGCTGCAGCCCGCCTCGGCCATGCGCGGCGACGGCGGGCCGGGGTCCGGCGACGACGTGCTGGTATCTGCGGCCGACTCGCCTGTTGAACACGCGTTTTGGTCAAGAACAGTGACGTGCGAACTTTTGTCTCAACGTGATAGAAAAAGAACACCATGGACTTTTTAGAAGCGACTAATAGAAACTAGGTGAAAAGTCAACGACCGCGCGGCGCGATCGTAGTTAGAGTGCGCGGGGAGCGACGCGGGGACGCGACACTGCACTTCCCGACGCCGCCGACTAGATTAGCTAGCCGGTTGCGTCACGATGTGAGCGCCGCCTTTGCCGTCCCGGCCACATTCAAAACTAATCTATTATATTTATGGACGAAGTTTTGGAACGTGTAATCATAATGAGGTACAATCACGACGTCCAACTCATGATTTATGCGATAGTAACTAATTGATAGATTCAGTTTTAGGTGCACAATGTTGCAATTTATGTAACTATCCGGAATAGATGTGGAAAATGTAGGAAGCGTGGATGCGGGTCGCGGCGCGAGCACGAGATGCGGTGGCGCGCGCGAGGAGAAAGTGAAAGCGGCGTGAGCGCAGATGCGGCGCCCGGAAGCGTTGCGCCTGCGCCGCGCTCACACACACCACAAAGGGCTCTACGTCACACAACAATAATGTCTATTATGTTATatcgttataataattatagatccTTATTATATCTAGATCACTTAAAAAACTTTCAAAtaacttgttattaaaaatagatttattactAAGCAAAGTATTGCTTACCTAATTTATACTTCTTATGGGAAAAACCTGTAGCAAAATCAGTAGAAAGAATTTACAAGGAATATTTAGACTTTCTAAATTCATAAGTCAAGACAACAATCTCAAAACAAGGAAATCTGTGACTGCATTGTATGTGACAGGAGTAATATACAATATCATGAAGAAGTGATATATCTTCGGAATAAGTTCGGGCTTAGAAATAAGTAGAAATACCTAtcgaaataaaatcattaccATAATTCTAAACACTAAACTTTACCGACTTTTTATTACTAAATCCATAGGCGTTGTCTTTACCCTCTCACGTGACCTGGCTTTTACATCGCAAACACGGTCAATAGTCTGTTGATATTTGGGAGAACGATCTTATTTAATCACATTATTGTCCACAAGGGTAGTTTCGCaaattttaagatatttaaaattatcaaggaaaaataaaagtatcgcAGTGAAATAATTAACGTCATTTGAGCAAAAAAGCGCGGTTTTCCAGCTTAGAAACAGGGACGCGCGGGCGCAAAATTTTGCGCGGTTTTGTTTACACGAGGAAAAGTCGCGAAGAAAGTTTTCCACTGTCGGCGGCGCGACGTcgggcggcgggcgcgcgcAGTGAGCCCGACCTACCGCACGAGCGGCAGCCGCGCCCCGCTCCCCGCAGCGCTTCCCGGTCCCTCCCTCCAGCCGCTATTAGGTCACTCAGACGGCCGTGCGTGCGAACTGCAACCGCACAATGACTAGTGCAACGCGTGCACCGCTCTCGCTTCGAGGACGATCTCTATTTCACGCTGCGTCCTTTGCCACATCATTGGTGGGGACCGATCTTTCTAGCCACGTGATGCAATAGCTCTAGAGGTTCTAGGTAGACTCACACAAGCGCCTAGATAAACGTCCCGTTCTGATTACTTGTTTATGGTAGTGGTAATGTTGCACAAATGCACATAGCTAGTTTTCCTGTATCTCGTTGCCTTTGTACGAGCGCtaaagttcattattttatgtaataacaaCTCACACATTGCAGCCAGCAGAGTAATCTAAGCAAACGTTGTGGTATTTGTTTGGTAAAAGAATTGCGGTAGACAGACAACAATAAAGACGGTTACGCAATCTGCAGTCTTTTATTTCGGGGCGGATGAACGATCGTTTATTCAGTCGGTGCAGGCTCGAAGGTCGGCCGCGGTCACCGACACATGGGAAAGTGGGTCACACCCCTACCACGGGACCGCGCCCCGACACCCCCGAGGCTCCGCGACGCCACGTGTCGCGCTCCGCGCCGCGTCTCTGTCCCGCGTCCCGACGTGCACTTATCAATCACATCTTCATTAGACTCATTATTCATTACTACTGTAACACGTCTTaagcatttaaatattttatttgcataactgatttatgttttatatttgaatGTCCTATACCCATTAGAACTCTATCCCAAGCCTATACTCTGCAGAATAAGATAATCTTATCACGAACGATTGGCCTCGAAACTGCAGCGATATTGAAACTTACTACTCTCCAGCACCTCAAGTGTAACTGGCCTCGCAAGCGAAAATAGCGTGACGATACAATAGTTTTACTATTTCAGTTGAGTCTGTAGTAATTTATTTACGCACGCCGTTATCAGAGACCTTCGGAAGTCAGTACAACGACTTTATTGTTACAAGTTATGAGGATGTGTgtgtataagtatttttactgAAATTTTCACGCATTTACTCCTTTAGCATTGGTATTTACAAAGAAAGTGCGTCCGctcgattttattatatgaaacTATGAACatatagtaatttaaaattgtaaacaaacattgatGTTAcaggaaatttatttttattgatttatttatgtataaaataacaatatgtgAGTTTAATGCACTCTTCATGACTATTTAGCAGATAAGCGGGTGAAGCATTTTCCTTGAAAATTCCACAAAGTTTTCAAGGGTGTGTTGATTATACATTGAAAACGCTAGTTCATTTTGTTTCTAACGTAGATTATTCAGTACgcaaaatgaaatttatttatttttaaacaaatgacGAATATTCATTTGTCACGTCTAACTGCCGTAGGTACACGAACCCttttaaacaacaaattaaatgaCACGAAGCCCATTTGCCATGCACAATTAGGAGAGGCCAAAAAACAAACTGGCTTGTCCGTTATCTCGTTAGTACGTACAAAGTGGTGTGTCACAAATGTGCGTGAGGGGCGCGTCACGATGACGCTCCCCGCGTCACGCCGCGGCCGCGTCACACCCCACGCGAGCCGCTTTCCACGCCGCCTCGGCCCCGCTCTGATGATCCCGGTTTACACCGTTACACGGGTTTATTCACAATTTCATATCCAAAAATAGAATCCGTCTATTCGCGGACAGcaattacaaattttaaattgaatttgctGTAcgttttttacgttttatttttaattttttacgttTACTAGTCGTTGAATAAGTGAACTGGGCTGCGTTTGTAAGTAGAACAAAAAAATCTCGgtttaataattttcagttaACTACCCAACTCTTGTAGTTAAAAACCACGTATATAAATTTCAAAGAgactacttaatattatagatTGAGATATGCACTACCACCAATTTACTTGTATGTAATCTATGTACCTTTGGCAACATATAATGCGTTTCATATTATAGAGTATCGAGATAAAAGCAATTTACTTCCATTAACAAGCGATTGCATTGTGTAGCTTGAGTGAGTGtatgcaaaaaataaaagatgttCTCAAATCATTGTCTGTGGTAGCCTCGGGCCGTCGGGCGTGGTGTTACGTTATATGACAGTGAATACATCTTTCTCTCATGACTTATTCATGGAgctacaataacaataattacagCACCGGTATTTATTGCTTTCACCTTTCGTGAGTTTACGTAAACTTTCTTTATCACCGTGACTTCACTCGCTACGTCACTGTTTACGTAATAATTATGAAGTGtgaaatgcaaaaatatttattatatttatgtatgtatgtgaacgTTTTTTCCAAGTTCACTGTTAATGTGGGAAAAATTGAAGTTTACAGAATGTTCATTCGTTTATACATGAAATAATTAGTCATATTTTTCTGGGATGGAGTAGTGTTGAAAAAGATTTGGAAcgagtattttaaaaatatttttatttgttagtttgaaTAGCTATCAATTAGataatacaaatcaaattattttagaaaatattataacaataggaCAAAGATGTCTAGTCTAgattctttatttcttatttcaataaaattaactctCTATAAATAACCGttacagttaaaaataataagattacgAAGATTATGCCCGCTATTCATAATCCGACAGCGACTGTTACTTGTCGAACCGGATCTTGTTTTTgggagtttatttttttaatatttgtaagtgAAAGTTTGCATTTCTCGGAACCAGTCGCGACTCTCTCACGCCGTGTTATGTTGATCTGTTATTTAACTTTCAGTGACGATCGTtatcaaacattaatttgtttacgAATATCATCGTTGTGTAATTCGATTATGATAATATCGATTTTAATGACTTGTATCGAATGCATTTTCActagaaacatttttatagctttaatttg
The genomic region above belongs to Spodoptera frugiperda isolate SF20-4 chromosome 12, AGI-APGP_CSIRO_Sfru_2.0, whole genome shotgun sequence and contains:
- the LOC118262489 gene encoding hormone receptor 4 isoform X3, whose product is MDLVIKSFSHKKYKLGESAADTSTSSPDPGPPSPRMAEAGCSTPPHPPPVFDGGGSPTPSPACHPTVIRSAPPYSVIKFESSPASVKAECSPANNKPDATPPQLSSVKLENTPEPQPYRPRALAPPPPGSHTSLSPGPWPPAACINGVKPELIGGHFPPQPLEPKPGARGSTQWRGTPAVIMGESGGVRTMFWTLPAPTSSGEPAASASHTPTPPTPDPATCSEESAARLLLNLGGELRRPRGPPLNMELLWAGDVSQLPAHQQLTALNLSAAAGSVAGASQVAGASALALPRPELRAYAPEAERDEDEQPMICMICEDKATGLHYGIITCEGCKGFFKRTVQNRRVYTCVADGGCEITKAQRNRCQYCRFKKCIEQGMVLQAVREDRMPGGRNSGAVYNLYKVKYKKHNKKAKAATTTSRASPPEKPKDPLPPIPSHLVNGTILKTALTNPSEVVHLRARLESAVSSSRDRAVPLERALHMIRALIDCDAMEDIATVRHLPDLLHDTSEIGDKLCKIGDSIVHKMVAWTKKLPFIMEIPMEIHSKLLMEKWHEISVLTTAAYQAMHGKHAHAPPSSDHEQDFMQEVNANLRTLQNCLTSLMGRPITLEQLRLDVGLVVEKMTQITCVFRRIQLRMEEYVCLKVYILLNQEVELEGIQERYVQVLRSYLEHAAPHHPGRLQELFARIPEIQAAANLLLESKMFYVPFVLNSAEIR
- the LOC118262489 gene encoding hormone receptor 4 isoform X2 yields the protein MTLSRGPCDLDNMSLFQDLKLKRRKVDSRCSSDGESAADTSTSSPDPGPPSPRMAEAGCSTPPHPPPVFDGGGSPTPSPACHPTVIRSAPPYSVIKFESSPASVKAECSPANNKPDATPPQLSSVKLENTPEPQPYRPRALAPPPPGSHTSLSPGPWPPAACINGVKPELIGGHFPPQPLEPKPGARGSTQWRGTPAVIMGESGGVRTMFWTLPAPTSSGEPAASASHTPTPPTPDPATCSEESAARLLLNLGGELRRPRGPPLNMELLWAGDVSQLPAHQQLTALNLSAAAGSVAGASQVAGASALALPRPELRAYAPEAERDEDEQPMICMICEDKATGLHYGIITCEGCKGFFKRTVQNRRVYTCVADGGCEITKAQRNRCQYCRFKKCIEQGMVLQAVREDRMPGGRNSGAVYNLYKVKYKKHNKKAKAATTTSRASPPEKPKDPLPPIPSHLVNGTILKTALTNPSEVVHLRARLESAVSSSRDRAVPLERALHMIRALIDCDAMEDIATVRHLPDLLHDTSEIGDKLCKIGDSIVHKMVAWTKKLPFIMEIPMEIHSKLLMEKWHEISVLTTAAYQAMHGKHAHAPPSSDHEQDFMQEVNANLRTLQNCLTSLMGRPITLEQLRLDVGLVVEKMTQITCVFRRIQLRMEEYVCLKVYILLNQEVELEGIQERYVQVLRSYLEHAAPHHPGRLQELFARIPEIQAAANLLLESKMFYVPFVLNSAEIR
- the LOC118262489 gene encoding hormone receptor 4 isoform X4, translated to MDLVIKSESAADTSTSSPDPGPPSPRMAEAGCSTPPHPPPVFDGGGSPTPSPACHPTVIRSAPPYSVIKFESSPASVKAECSPANNKPDATPPQLSSVKLENTPEPQPYRPRALAPPPPGSHTSLSPGPWPPAACINGVKPELIGGHFPPQPLEPKPGARGSTQWRGTPAVIMGESGGVRTMFWTLPAPTSSGEPAASASHTPTPPTPDPATCSEESAARLLLNLGGELRRPRGPPLNMELLWAGDVSQLPAHQQLTALNLSAAAGSVAGASQVAGASALALPRPELRAYAPEAERDEDEQPMICMICEDKATGLHYGIITCEGCKGFFKRTVQNRRVYTCVADGGCEITKAQRNRCQYCRFKKCIEQGMVLQAVREDRMPGGRNSGAVYNLYKVKYKKHNKKAKAATTTSRASPPEKPKDPLPPIPSHLVNGTILKTALTNPSEVVHLRARLESAVSSSRDRAVPLERALHMIRALIDCDAMEDIATVRHLPDLLHDTSEIGDKLCKIGDSIVHKMVAWTKKLPFIMEIPMEIHSKLLMEKWHEISVLTTAAYQAMHGKHAHAPPSSDHEQDFMQEVNANLRTLQNCLTSLMGRPITLEQLRLDVGLVVEKMTQITCVFRRIQLRMEEYVCLKVYILLNQEVELEGIQERYVQVLRSYLEHAAPHHPGRLQELFARIPEIQAAANLLLESKMFYVPFVLNSAEIR
- the LOC118262489 gene encoding hormone receptor 4 isoform X1, whose amino-acid sequence is MTSTMGIMTLSRGPCDLDNMSLFQDLKLKRRKVDSRCSSDGESAADTSTSSPDPGPPSPRMAEAGCSTPPHPPPVFDGGGSPTPSPACHPTVIRSAPPYSVIKFESSPASVKAECSPANNKPDATPPQLSSVKLENTPEPQPYRPRALAPPPPGSHTSLSPGPWPPAACINGVKPELIGGHFPPQPLEPKPGARGSTQWRGTPAVIMGESGGVRTMFWTLPAPTSSGEPAASASHTPTPPTPDPATCSEESAARLLLNLGGELRRPRGPPLNMELLWAGDVSQLPAHQQLTALNLSAAAGSVAGASQVAGASALALPRPELRAYAPEAERDEDEQPMICMICEDKATGLHYGIITCEGCKGFFKRTVQNRRVYTCVADGGCEITKAQRNRCQYCRFKKCIEQGMVLQAVREDRMPGGRNSGAVYNLYKVKYKKHNKKAKAATTTSRASPPEKPKDPLPPIPSHLVNGTILKTALTNPSEVVHLRARLESAVSSSRDRAVPLERALHMIRALIDCDAMEDIATVRHLPDLLHDTSEIGDKLCKIGDSIVHKMVAWTKKLPFIMEIPMEIHSKLLMEKWHEISVLTTAAYQAMHGKHAHAPPSSDHEQDFMQEVNANLRTLQNCLTSLMGRPITLEQLRLDVGLVVEKMTQITCVFRRIQLRMEEYVCLKVYILLNQEVELEGIQERYVQVLRSYLEHAAPHHPGRLQELFARIPEIQAAANLLLESKMFYVPFVLNSAEIR